A genomic window from Diospyros lotus cultivar Yz01 chromosome 2, ASM1463336v1, whole genome shotgun sequence includes:
- the LOC127794003 gene encoding cytochrome P450 736A117-like, with protein MLLLQLLSSYFLPFSFLLVFLFLYYSSFVNGKAPKNQPPSPPRLPIIGNLHQIGYYRYRSLQKLSQKYGPVMLLRFGSMPVLVVSSAEAAREVMKTQDLSFASRPSLIINRKLLYDNKDVLFAPYGEYWRQMRSICVLHLLSKKRVETFSYVREEETAFLVEKIRKSCSSSSSVVVSLTDLLMQLTNNIMCRIALGSKYSGEEGRRKMNELLSRVVELMGMNHVGDCIPWLGWINRVNGFDSEVDKVAKEMDEILEEVVQERIERNKRESHDCDEEGQDFLDILLEIQKNNTTGAPVHQNTVKAIILDMFGAGIDTTFSALEWTMAEIVKHPDVMKKLQNEVREVAKGKPDITESDLEKFHYLKAVIKETLRFHCPVPLLAPREAIQDTNVMGYNVKAGTQVIINAWAITRDPSYWEDPEEFRPERFMNPDSSFDFRGQNFEYTPFGAGRRGCAGITLATHILEYVLAKLVNEFNFSLPGNAGGESMDLREVLGITIKMKKPLMVVATPRSI; from the exons ATGTTGTTGCTGCAGCTCTTGTCTTCTTACTTTCTCCCCTTCTCCTTCTTGTtggtcttcctcttcctctactACTCGTCCTTCGTCAATGGAAAAGCCCCAAAAAACCAGCCACCGTCACCGCCAAGGCTCCCGATCATCGGGAACCTTCACCAGATCGGCTACTACCGCTATCGCTCGCTCCAGAAACTATCCCAAAAGTACGGCCCGGTGATGCTTCTTCGCTTCGGCAGCATGCCTGTGCTCGTGGTCTCCTCGGCCGAGGCCGCTCGCGAGGTCATGAAAACCCAGGATCTGAGCTTCGCAAGCAGACCCAGCCTAATCATTAACCGGAAGCTTCTCTATGACAACAAGGACGTGCTCTTTGCTCCCTACGGAGAATACTGGAGACAAATGAGGAGCATTTGTGTGCTCCATCTTCTGAGCAAAAAGCGGGTCGAAACCTTCAGTTACGTGAGGGAGGAAGAAACGGCTTTCCTGGTCGAGAAGATCAGAAAGTCGTGTTCTTCTTCGTCTTCGGTGGTGGTGAGCTTGACGGACCTGCTCATGCAACTGACGAATAATATAATGTGTAGGATCGCGTTGGGGAGCAAGTACAGTGGGGAGGAAGGGCGAAGGAAGATGAACGAGCTGCTGTCGAGGGTTGTGGAGCTGATGGGAATGAATCATGTGGGCGATTGCATTCCATGGCTTGGTTGGATCAATCGGGTGAATGGTTTTGATAGTGAAGTGGACAAAGTTGCTAAAGAGATGGATGAGATTCTTGAGGAAGTGGTGCAAGAACGCATTGAGCGGAACAAGAGAGAGAGCCATGATTGCGACGAAGAGGGTCAGGATTTTCTGGATATTCTGCTTGAAATTCAGAAAAACAACACAACTGGTGCTCCTGTTCATCAAAATACTGTGAAAGCTATTATCTTG GACATGTTTGGTGCGGGAATCGATACAACCTTCTCAGCTCTGGAGTGGACAATGGCAGAGATCGTGAAACACCCAGACGTGATGAAGAAACTGCAAAACGAGGTTAGGGAAGTCGCCAAAGGCAAGCCGGACATAACCGAGAGCGACCTAGAGAAATTCCATTACTTGAAAGCAGTGATCAAAGAGACCCTCCGGTTTCACTGCCCGGTCCCCTTGCTGGCTCCCCGAGAAGCCATCCAAGACACCAACGTGATGGGCTACAACGTTAAAGCTGGCACACAAGTCATTATCAATGCTTGGGCCATTACAAGAGATCCATCGTACTGGGAAGACCCTGAGGAGTTTCGACCCGAGCGATTCATGAACCCTGATTCTTCATTTGATTTCAGAGGGCAGAACTTCGAGTATACCCCTTTTGGTGCTGGAAGAAGGGGCTGCGCTGGCATCACATTGGCCACGCACATTCTCGAGTATGTGTTGGCTAAACTTGTGAATGAGTTCAATTTCTCGTTGCCGGGTAATGCTGGCGGGGAGAGCATGGACCTAAGGGAAGTCCTTGGCATCACAATTAAGATGAAAAAACCACTGATGGTTGTGGCGACTCCGCGTTCCATCTAG